In one window of Ovis aries strain OAR_USU_Benz2616 breed Rambouillet chromosome 5, ARS-UI_Ramb_v3.0, whole genome shotgun sequence DNA:
- the BTBD2 gene encoding BTB/POZ domain-containing protein 2, with product MAAGGSGGRASCPPGVGPGAGAGPGPSANAAPAPGNAAAAAAAPAPAVPGPPPPVSVSGPGAQAAAGGERAAEEPGAAALLREPVYNWQATKPTVKERFAFLFNNEVLCDVHFLVGKGLGAQRIPAHRFVLAVGSAVFDAMFNGGMATTSTEIELPDVEPAAFLALLKFLYSDEVQIGPETVMTTLYTAKKYAVPALEAHCVEFLKKNLRADNAFMLLTQARLFDEPQLASLCLENIDKNTADAITAEGFTDIDLDTLVAVLERDTLGIREVRLFTAVVRWSEAECQRQQLQVTPENKRKVLGKALALIRFPLMTIEEFAAGPAQSGILVDREVVSLFLHFTVNPKPRVDFIDRPRCCLRGKECSINRFQQVESRWGYSGTSDRIRFSVNKRIFVVGFGLYGSIHGPTDYQVNIQIIHTDSNTVLGQNDTGFSCDGSASTFRVMFKEPVEVLPNVNYTACATLKGPDSHYGTKGLRKVTHESPTTGAKTCFTFCYAAGNNNGTSVEDGQIPEVIFYT from the exons ATGGCGGCGGGTGGGAGCGGCGGGCGCGCGTCGTGCCCGCCGGGGGTCGGCCCGGGCGCGGGGGCCGGCCCCGGGCCCAGCGCCAACGCCGCCCCGGCCCCCGGCaacgcggccgccgccgccgccgccccggccCCCGCTGTCCCCGGGCCGCCCCCGCCGGTGTCGGTGTCGGGGCCGGGCGCGCAGGCCGCGGCGGGCGGGGAGCGGGCGGCCGAGGAGCCGGGGGCGGCCGCGCTGCTCCGCGAGCCGGTCTACAACTGGCAGGCCACCAAGCCCACGGTGAAGGAGCGCTTCGCCTTCCTCTTCAACAACGAGGTGCTCTGCGACGTGCACTTCCTGGTGGGCAAGGGGCTCGGCGCGCAGCGCATCCCGGCGCACAG GTTCGTGCTGGCTGTGGGCAGCGCTGTCTTTGACGCCATGTTCAACGGGGGAATGGCTACTACGTCCACCGAGATCGAGCTGCCCGATGTGGAGCCGGCTGCCTTCCTGGCGCTACTCAA GTTTCTTTACTCAGACGAAGTTCAGATCGGGCCCGAGACGGTCATGACCACGCTGTATACTGCCAAGAAGTACGCGGTGCCTGCTCTTGAGGCCCACTGTGTAGAGTTCCTGAAAAAGAACCTGCGGGCTGACAACGCATTCATGCTGCTGACACAG gcaagactttTTGATGAACCACAGCTTGCCAGCCTATGTCTGGAGAACATTGACAAGAACACGGCTGACGCCATCACAGCTGAGGGCTTCACGGACATCGACCTAG ACACACTGGTGGCGGTGCTGGAACGGGACACGCTGGGCATCCGAGAGGTGCGCCTGTTCACAGCCGTCGTCCGTTGGTCCGAGGCTGAATGTCAGCGGCAGCAGCTGCAGGTGACGCCCGAGAACAAACGGAAGGTTTTGGGCAAGGCGCTGGCCCTCATCCGCTTCCCACTGATGACCATTGAGGAGTTTGCTGCAG GGCCCGCGCAGTCGGGGATCCTGGTGGACCGTGAGGTGGTCAGCCTCTTCCTGCACTTCACCGTCAACCCCAAGCCGCGTGTGGACTTCATTGATCGGCCGCGCTGCTGCCTCCGCGGGAAGGAATGCAGCATCAACCGCTTCCAGCAGGTGGAGAGCCGCTGGGGCTACAGCGGCACGAGCGACCGCATCAG GTTCTCGGTCAACAAACGCATCTTCGTGGTCGGCTTCGGGCTCTACGGCTCTATCCACGGGCCCACAGATTACCAAGTGAACATCCAG ATCATCCACACGGACAGTAACACAGTCCTGGGCCAGAACGACACGGGCTTCAGCTGTGATGGCTCTGCCAGCACCTTCAGAGTCATGTTCAAGGAGCCGGTGGAGGTGCTGCCCAACGTCAACTACACGGCCTGCGCCACACTCAAG GGCCCGGACTCCCACTATGGCACCAAGGGCCTGCGCAAGGTGACCCACGAGTCGCCCACAACAGGGGCCAAGACCTGCTTCACCTTCTGCTATGCGGCCGGGAACAACAATGGCACGTCGGTGGAGGACGGCCAGATTCCAGAAGTCATCTTCTACACCTAG